From the genome of Nitrosomonas sp. Is79A3:
AGAATCGTCAAGATGCCGTTAAAAAAATGGTGGATCAATGCGATTTGGTCATTGTAGTGGGTTCTCCCAATAGTTCAAATTCTAACCGGTTATGTGAAGTGGCGAGAAATGCCAATGTGGAAGCCTATATGGTAGACCGAGCCGAACAATTGCAAGAAGATTGGTTTCTTGGAAAGAAAATCATCGGTATTACTGCTGGCGCTTCGGCCCCGGAAATACTAGTGCAGCAAGTGATATCACGGCTCAAACAAATCGGAGCCGAACAAATCGGTGAAGACGTGATGATAGAAGAGTTGAGTGGTGTTGTTGAATCTGTTGTGTTTCCATTACCGAAGGCCTGAAAACATATTTATATTCCACCCTGTTTGATAGGGAGTGGTATCAAATGGTTGTGGAGTGTTTGTTATCTCATTAACTAGAATCTCAGCGCTGGCCGGTGCCATAGTGACGCCATAGCGAAAGTGACCACTGTTGATAAATAAATTTCTGACCAACGGGTGTCGAGCAATAATGGGTATGTTGTCCGGTGAAGCCGGGCGTAATCCTGCCCAGTGTTGTTTTATGGACATTTTATGAAGTGACGGTAGAATTGTCTGCGCACGCGTTAACAGATGATCCCGTGCCAATGCTGTTGTCTGCTTATCAAACCCAACATCTTCCAATGTGCTGCCTACAAGTAAATGGCCATCCCGGCGAGGGATGATATAAAAATCATTTTGTACAAGAATGTTGTGCACAGGTGGTGTATCAAATTTAAATAATAGCATTTGCCCTCTTATCGGTTTGATATCCAGCTTGAGGGCGTGTATTCCCAATATTTCTTTGCTCCAAGCGCCAGCGCTAATTATAGTGCAATCTGCAATGAATTCACCGCAAGACGAAGCAACGGACTGTATTTGCTTGTTTGCAATTTTTAGGCCATTCACGGCACAGCCTTCTATGATTTTCCCATCTAATTGTGCAATTCGTCTAAGTAATGCGCGTATTAATCTTGTATTACGTACTTGTGCAATATCAGGCAAGAATAAAGTGCGATTAAATGTTTTGCTGG
Proteins encoded in this window:
- the thiO gene encoding glycine oxidase ThiO gives rise to the protein MKQDVIVIGAGIIGLATAERLLLQGAKVTILERNKAGKESSWAGGGILSPLCPWDYSDDVTRLTNYSAQQFPAWISALHKASGIDPEYELSGMLILPPYDVETARQWCSKREVRMTEQQEILGIPSFGNNIEIHTSKTFNRTLFLPDIAQVRNTRLIRALLRRIAQLDGKIIEGCAVNGLKIANKQIQSVASSCGEFIADCTIISAGAWSKEILGIHALKLDIKPIRGQMLLFKFDTPPVHNILVQNDFYIIPRRDGHLLVGSTLEDVGFDKQTTALARDHLLTRAQTILPSLHKMSIKQHWAGLRPASPDNIPIIARHPLVRNLFINSGHFRYGVTMAPASAEILVNEITNTPQPFDTTPYQTGWNINMFSGLR